AAATCCGTAGCTatcagtttattattattattcgtatgtctttcccatcacggaacaatagTGTTCCGGACCTTCGGGAGGCGAGCGCGGAGCCGAAGTCAACACGTAgagcccttttgacactttaatgaaatgtaaggggtacaccgagcggatgctgcccttgcccgtgtcatgggacgcacgcaaaggcagcacccgccaggatgtaaggactattgagagttgatggaatcttaAATGAACTAGGTTATTGGGTGAAAGTGAAGAACTAAGTAGGCCAGCCCATAGGCCAgttatgggataaaaaaccggacgcctgcctaataaaacagtatgcaattttatttccggctgacggtgactcgccctcacaagatgggcccccacaaaaagcgacagcAAGGATGGTTAAAGGGCAACACTGTGAGCGGCTCAGAGGTGTTCCAGAGGTGTGTGCTGCTTTTTACCCTGTGGCTAttaactcgcgtcttatgcatatttcacttccaaccctggagcttatagctgtaacgcagtggttcctaactTTTCAGTCCTGCCTGTCACTCCTAAGACTAACTAGGGATCctgattttacccctcctcccaataatcatcaatagtctttcttataATCCTCTTCTTCTTTGATTAAGCTTATtacgtaacggacggttacggtttacagtttaattttaatattttcaattctactTAATGTTTGGCTAACACTGGTATAAGACTGGAAAATTATAACACTAAGTAACATGagtctaacttattgtttaaaagccacttgtccAATCTGTTTTAAACACATCAGCACATGTTTTGGATAAATTACAGGAAAAATGTTAAACAGGACAGCAAGGATGTTTTAAACATTTGTTAAAAAATGGAATCAcataatttaaaatgactagTCATGGTGGCAAACCTTAACTGTTTCATCAGCCATGTAGCCCATGATATTATATActgtgggccaattaaacccaaCAAATTTTAACCACACATTCCTTTCCCATTTCCCAGCAAACAATGTTTTATGAGTTTTGGAAAATacgccaaaaatatttttttattgaaaaaaaatgatactttTTTTGCGGTTTCTGCACActacacgttatttatttttacaacttggtgaaaaaatctttacaactaataagtagtttattttattttactaaaagataaaaattgtgAGTTTACTTTAAAGTTACACTATGACGTGTGTTACTGACGTCAAGATACACTATGACGTGTTTTGGTCAGATCACTTCCCTTTGGAAATAGTATgtaatttaagtaaaaatatagcTAAAACTAATTTGCAGAGTGTAGATCTGGGAAATGACAATCCGAGGGGTATAATATGGGGTGAAAGGGAGCTACCTCAGATAAACGAGTATCGAAAGATTTgtaacgataaattaaaatatattgattttcctAATGAACTAGTACAATgctgtgataatgataatgttTGCAATAATGCTGATCATAGGACTATCATAAACAACATGTATGAGTCTATTATAGTGATACTTAAAGAGGCCTCAGTTGTCAGTTGTCATACAAAACATCACAGAGCGGGTCGTATTACGGGCTGGAATAAACACGTCAGGGGGGCTCACCAGAGGGCGCGAGTATGTTTTCAGGAATGGTGCAGGTCCGGTAAGCCTAAGTCGGGCCGACTATATGAGGAGATGTGCCTTTCTAGAAAACATTTTAAAGCTAAACTTAAGTACTGTCAAAATAAGAAAGACCAGATAAAGATGGATATTATTGCCTCACATCATAAATCTAAGAACTTTGTACAGTTTTGGAAATCGACAAACAGGATGAACCCTAAGGTGAGCCTTCCGGTAAGTGTTGACAGTGTTAGTGAGCCGAGTGATATCGCAAACCTCTTTAGGAACCAGTTCAAAGTGGAACCTCTGAAGGTGGATGGGCGGCTGCCGGTGCTCGATGCTGGGACTCGTGGGGATGGTACCCTAATCGGAATTACACCAGCGGAAATATCCAAGGTTGTACGGCAAATGACGAGAGGTAAGTCACCCGGACACGATGGTCTTAGCATCGAGCATCTGCAACATGCGGGTGTTCATCTTCCCAGGGTTCTTGCGATGTTCTACACATGCTGTATTCGCCACAACTACTTGCCTGAAGACCTCATGAAAACCATTGTGGTGcccattataaaaaataggacTGGTGATGCCTCCGACAAGTCCAACTATAGACCAATCTCGCTGGCAACTATACTGGCGAAGGTATTGGACAGTGTGCTTAACACGTATCTGAATAGACATATCAACCTACATGATGCCCAGTTCGGGTTTCGACCCGGACTTTCAACTGAATCGGCTATACTGTGTCTCAAGCATACTGTTCAATACTACACTAAGCGGAACACGCcagtttttgcatgttttttggACTTGTCGAAGGCATTTGACCTTGTATCTTATAAGTTGTTATGGCACAAGTTGCGCAGCGGGACTGGTTTACCAGTTGAGTTAACAAATATGTTTGAGTATTGGTATGatcatcaaataaatattgtgagATGGGCTGGGGCATACTCAGAcccatataaaatgaaatgTGGTGTGAGACAGGGCGGATTGACGTCACCCACACTTTTTAATCTGTATGTAAATGGGTTGATTGAGGAGCTCAGCAGCGCTGGTGTAGGTTGTTCAGTGGACGGcagttttgttaataatattagctatgccgacgatatggtgctgctgagcccctcaaTAAACGCATTAAAAGTCTTGCTGGGTATATGTGAGAGATACTCTGTGGCCCACGGGCTCAAATATAATGTCAAGAAGAGTGAGATCTTAGTCTTTAAGTCTGGTACTAAAACGTATTCTATACCACCTATTAACCTAGACGGTTCTCCTCTTCAGAcagttacaaaatttaaatatttgggccATTGGGTCACAGACACTCTAAAAGATAATGAAGACCTGGAGAGGGAACGCAGAGCACTATCGGTTAGGGGTAACATGTTGTCACGCAGGTTTGCTCGCTGTTCCCGTgaggtaaaaattacattatttaaaacctACTGCCAAAACCTGTACACGTGCAACCTGTGGAGCAACTACACCCAAAAAACCTTTAGTGCTCTGCGTGTCCAGTACAACAACGCTTTCAGGGGTTTATTGGGGctgccctggcgctgcagcgcgtcaGCAATGTTCGCTGAGTGGAGCACAGACGGTTTCCACGCAGTGCTGCGTAAGAGGGTGGCGTCCCTGTGGGACCGCGTGCGGGGCAGCACCAACACTCTCCTGAGGGTGATTGCGGAAAGGGTGGACAGCCCTCTTATAACTCACTGGATGACAATGCATGTTAGATCCAATGAGCATTATGTGTTCCACTAACATTaatgttaactttatttttaagatttttcttgttattttactaacacagtcttgtagacaaaaatatggatacttggtgtctgaattaaatattttcattttcattttttcatttaaaactaTAACCCTTTAACAGGCAAACTttgatacgagtatgtattcTTTGAATATGGCAAAAATGACCACCCTATAACAATcattttaaacttcatttcaaaatgacaGGCTTAATATTGGAAACATCATTTCTGATACTCATCTGCCTGTTAAAAGGTTAATGTCTATCAGTATGTATATCTAAACAAAATCacattattacagaaacaaatttcaCAAACAATTTCagtatctctaaaacaagaccaatttcagaaaactttgtatgcgTAATTCCATGAAACTGTAACATCAGTTACCAATTCATttgtgtgttcttacattaattaagcaaatttaagtgtctgtatgtctggcgtagctctacaggtagatatctggatacttaaatttgcttaattaatgtaagaacacacgaaagaattggtaactgacatTACAGGGTTGTGGAATTACccatatgacattttagtctctaaatcaGCGGTTAAGaatacaactttttaaatctgTTGTTTAATTGGCCCAGTATATAATAGCACTTACTTTAATTACTATCTATAAGattgaataaacatttattaacaAACTCAGTGTGATTATCATCAACTCAACTCAGTGTATAACAAGATTTTATAACATGGGATTCCCCTACTCATATGCATACTAATTTTATACACTAATGCACACATGTATATGTAAACATTTATGATTGAGTGAGTGTGAGATAAAAAGAAGGAGAAACTGTTCTAGTGTTTCAATATAGACTAGTCTATTTTCTTCTCTCATAATTGATATGAAAATGCTCCATTTAGGTTACAAACACAAAGCATCAATATGATTTATTATGCAtcattggttaaccaataagCAGATTGCAAGGTCAGGCAGATAAATCAGCAAATGACATGCTTGCTGAATAGGTGATTCATTCTTGTTTATATGGTAATTAAAAATTGCGCATGTTGCTCTGTGgggaaataaacaaataaaaataatgatcataaggcgggtccacacagagcgagcatacgcgtgaggcaatttcctcatgcacaaaccagccagtgtagacgtgcctcggccaagGCGGCATGCTCAGACTCGCTCTGTGGGAACCCGCTTATAtgtactttttgtatgtattgAAAACAAAAGTTTTCCAGGTACATtgaactcttcaagtggcattaTAAGTCATCTTTGAATTGTTTGAatgttgattttatttcaattaatcaaatttctaatttaaatgacatTGTCAATCGGGAGCCGACGGCTTACCACTTCAAGGGATTATGGGTGATCATCATaaataagaatttattttataatgtagtaaAATTTGTAGCTAATTATCTGAGAATTTTATAACAGTGGGCTTGGATAAGTTAAAAAGTGAAATGATTGTAAAAGTATCTACTTACCCCATGTGTATCTGACCTCTGTGACATTGTTTCAGACTCCATTTCCGAGTCAGTGCTTAGAGCTTCCGTGTTATCATGAGACAGGGTTTGTGGCACATCACTATCAGACAAATTGGACTGTAATCTTATGGGTTCATATGATCCAATGTTACTGGTAAAATTCctttctctcttagggatatGTTGTTCCTTAGGTGAATTAGATAATTGTATTAAGTCTGCGCTAGCCTCGGAATTAAGTGCCCACGTAAACCTTGGCAGGGGCAGATCCAGGGGAGTGGACAGAAGTTCAGGCTTCAATGCTACATTTGTTTGATGAGCtgctattaattttaaagtagaATAAAACTGTTTTCTGTTCATATGATTCAGCGATGCTGAGTTACTAGGTGCCACGCTTATATCCATGATCTGTAACATATAATTAAGTGTCCATAGTAGCACCACacaattattgtattattattccaAACGTGTAAAGTATTGAATATATTACCTGTTTTAGGATATCGTTAGGTACATTAGATGATCTAAATAGTTCCGTTGCTTTCAAAATTGGTATTTTCCCATTCGATTCCTCGTCAcaacataaaaacaaatcaccGAAATATCTCATTTCGGTTTCTGTCAAATTGAGATCCTCCATTATATCAAAAACAACACAGTTTAGTTAGcttatacacaatttattaaGTTAACAGTAAAGTAGGCAATCAGACGATCCATTATCTGTTAATGTACACCATATTTatgcaagaaataaaaaattctaaacttgttcatcacacaaatttaCACGAAGCAGACGAATTTGTCAGTGACAGCTGCCGACGGACGACGTGCGGCCATCATAATTAGTGATGTCCAATATATGTGATGTCAGGTTTTATACGATACAttaccggtttttattttttttacttgataCTAGTAAAAAGTTGACAAATCATAGCTAGCAACATTTCAGATGATTTCAGCAAATAAGTTACGTTAGCCGCCTGAAAAAAGataaaacaattttagtgcCATCTgtattatagtctgtcaagccatttccgtcagtagaaaagcggcttatttaaaaaatctaggcGCGAaaggttatcgtcccatagaaaatctgaatttcgcgcctttttcttcTGACAAACTTGTTTCACCGGCTATacaacatagaaaaaaaatatttccaaaactAGCACtccttaaaaattattttatatttttatctgtgGCTTTAagaataaaaagcggccaagtgcgagtcagactcgcccttgaagggttccgtaccatttatgacgtattaaaaaaaaactactcagtagatctcgttcaaactaattttcgctggaagtttgcagcgctccgtagcgtagcgtagtcgtctctgtctatcactcttccatattagtgcgactgtgacagttgcgtttcgttcgccacggagcgtgaacgataggcacgttcgCTACGCGAGCTGTTGTTTTTGAACTACCTGCGCCATGTTAagttaaaaactattttttttaatgctgaaGGCGCTGCTGCAggcgaaatttcgttatctgcttctTTGCCTcttatcgctcttgcatatcaTATCTATCGTTAGATGCTTGCTTCGAATTTCATAAACCCGAATTATATGCGTGCCGATATGCCAAGCGTCAGGGACGCAGTTATTATGTGTTACAGGGACCAAGCGATATTTggtatctcattccaccgcatagctgcgtccctgaCGCTTGGCAAGTCTCGGCACGCGTTTAAATCAGGCTTAACACTGCAAAGACGGCATAAAAATTTACGTAACCCATTCTGGTACACTCTCGACTCTTAACCAGAAATAAAAACTGCGATACATATCTatatcaacattttaatttcaaagtgTATTTTgatattacatacataaatatttcgtGTTTTATGCAAAAACCGAAAAACAGATTACACATTCAGAGCTACTGTCAAAGtagcataatataataatttagataaTATCACTGCATtcatttaaaacttaaattaaaagcgCCGATAATCTCGACATGTAACATATATCTCTAAAAGCTACAAATTTAATCCTTGGTTTGGATGTACTTGATGAGATCAATGACTCGGCTTGAGTAGCCATACTCATTGTCGTACCAGCTGATCAGTTTGACGAAGTTGTCATTGAGGGAGATGCCGGCGGCGGCGTCGAAGATGGAAGAGTGTGTGTCGCCGATGAAGTCAGAGGACACAACCTGGTCCTCGGTGTAGCCGAGAATGCCCTTCAGGGGACCTTCAGCGGCCTCCTTGACCTTCTGCTTAATAGCGTCGTAGCTGGCGGGCTTGCCCAGGCGGACAGTCAAGTCAACAACAGACACGTTAGCGACGGGGACGCGGAAAGCCATACCGGTCAGTTTTCCATTCAGAGTGGGAATGACTTTGCCAACGGCCTTAGCGGCGCCGGTGGAGGCGGGAATGATGTTCTGCTGCGCGCCACGGCCATCACGCCACAGCTTGCCGGAGGGACCGTCAACGGTCTTCTGGGTAGCAGTGGTGGCATGCACAGTGGTCATCAGACCCTCAACAATCTCGAAGTTGTCATGGATGACCTTGGCAAGGGGAGCGAGGCAGTTGGTGGTGCAGGAAGCGTTGGAGATGACCTTGGCGGAGGGATCATAGGCGTCAAGGTTGACTCCGACGACAAACATAGGTGCGTCAGCGCTGGGGGCAGAGATGATGACCTTCTTAGCGCCACCCTCCAAGTGAGCAGAAGCGGCAGCGGTAGTGGTGAAGACGCCAGTGGATTCTACGACGTATTCAGCGCCAGCCTTAGCCCAGGGGATGGCCTTGGGGTCGCGTTCAGAGAAGATGGCGATTTTGTTTCCGTTGACGACAAGGCTGCCATCCTGAGCCTCAATGGTGCCCTTGAAACGACCGTGGGTAGAGTCGTATTTGAAGAGGTAGACCATGTAGTCCAGGCCAATGAAGGGGTCGTTGATGGCGACCACAGACGCGCCCTTCTCGATCGAGGCGCGGAGCACTAGGCGACCGATGCGGCCAAATCCGTTGATACCGATTTTCGACATGGCTGCAAAAAAAAAGCAAAGAAATTATAGCATTTGCAGCCATTATGCAATTAGGATTAGGATATGGCAGCAGTCCACACCACAGAAATCAATTTTCTAAAGGCTCAAGTTAGGCTTccgtatttttaaacaaaattatttagatGCATTGCATAAGTTCTGTGTAAGTATTATTGTAGGTCAATATTTTCGGCAAACTACAGGCTAATTGGATAAAAGCCTGTCATTTTTAGTATTAGCTTACAggccaataaataaaaaaattgcaaatgcttattactaaatataaactgtaataaaaacTAGAAGGTCCATGTACAGTGGAACACTCTGGACAAAGCTGGCAAGAGAGAGGAGATACTGGAAGGAGTTGGAGGAAACCTTTGCTGACAGGCACACTGAACTAAGAGACTTCATATGACTATTCAAGACTAACTATCAAAAAAACAACAATCATGTTCAGAACAAAAggctatataataattaaaaaaaactataaacatCTGACATTTATAAATACCGATTACTACTTGCATTAATAATGTTGATGTCTTATTAGTATTACAATTGGTTCATTAATTCAATTGGATTCTATTATTGCGCATTATCATCAATGATACCCTATTAGGAGGACAATAAAAATCAATAGAAAGTGTTCGATTTTTCTAAAACAAAGGCTACCGGAAGCCGTTCCAACTTATTTTATTGGtggataaattttataaaatatcagTGTGGTATCACTCATTAAATGGAACTCCAATAAGTTATGTTGATGAATGAAGTGACTCATTCATAaagaaacaatttaaaaaagaatCCTACCCATATATATCTGCAGATCAGATTAAAGTActgtttaatatataatatgggTACTACATCCTTTTTTTACAAGGTCAGCCAATAACTGTAAGGTCaaacaaagtgaaaaaatgaaaatagcTTACATAAGAGAAAACTAGGAATATTAGCCACAATACACAACTCTCATTCCAATCAGattttataacataataaatacatgTGATAATTATCTGCTGTTTAATGAAAGtgattacattacattaaacaa
This Cydia pomonella isolate Wapato2018A chromosome 16, ilCydPomo1, whole genome shotgun sequence DNA region includes the following protein-coding sequences:
- the LOC133526732 gene encoding glyceraldehyde-3-phosphate dehydrogenase 2 codes for the protein MSKIGINGFGRIGRLVLRASIEKGASVVAINDPFIGLDYMVYLFKYDSTHGRFKGTIEAQDGSLVVNGNKIAIFSERDPKAIPWAKAGAEYVVESTGVFTTTAAASAHLEGGAKKVIISAPSADAPMFVVGVNLDAYDPSAKVISNASCTTNCLAPLAKVIHDNFEIVEGLMTTVHATTATQKTVDGPSGKLWRDGRGAQQNIIPASTGAAKAVGKVIPTLNGKLTGMAFRVPVANVSVVDLTVRLGKPASYDAIKQKVKEAAEGPLKGILGYTEDQVVSSDFIGDTHSSIFDAAAGISLNDNFVKLISWYDNEYGYSSRVIDLIKYIQTKD